Within Candidatus Chlorohelix allophototropha, the genomic segment CAAAATGCCCCCTCCAATCCGTTGGATGAGCTGAGCGGAGATGATCTGGATCTGCTCAAGCAGTTCGATCAGGAGCGGCAGGAGAATGCGAGAAGGCAGCAACAAGTTGAGACGCTGCGAGAAAAGCCGCGCACCCAGTCGCAGCGGGAAACCGAGTAGTCGGTACATTCCAGAAACTGAACAAGGAGAAAGAGTATGCCGGTAGATCTGAGCGGGCAGCATTTTGGTTTGTTCCAGAAGGCTTTGGAGCGGGCTAAGAAGCTGGAAGCAGCCGGGGATTTCCCCAGAGCGGCAGTAGCGTACCGGGAGTGCCATTCCCACTATCTTAACTATGCGAAGTTTGGCACTGAGGCAGTCAAGGCGGAGCGGCTGAAGACTGCCCAGCAGTACCAAAGCTATGCCGAAACGCTGGCTAAACGCAAGCCCGGGGTGGCTGCCCTACCCGAAGAAGAGAATAAGGGGGGAGCAGAGGGCAGTAACGAGCTTCGCACCACTATTCTGAGCCTGATTGAGCGCAGTCAGATCGGTTGGGATGATATTGGGGGTTTGGAAGAGACCAAGCAGGAGATTAAGTTGGCGTATGGTCTGGCGCTGGCTAAACGCCCGGTGGGGGTAAAGCTGAGGGGTTGGCGCAACTTTCTGTTCTACGGTCCTCCCGGCACCGGCAAATCCCGCTTGGCAGCCGCTACCTCTTCCAGCCTAGAAGCTACTTTCTTCAATGTGAGGGTTAGCGCGCTGCTGTCCAAGTTCTTTGGGGAATCTTCCAAGCTGATTACCGAGTTGTACACGGTGGCGCGGGAGATGGCTCCGGCAGTGGTATTCATCGATGAGTTGGAATCGCTCACCCCTAGTCGGGGTGGGGATGAAAGCGGGGCAGAGCGGCGCATTCTCTCCACGCTGTTGGTGGAGTTACAGGGGCTTTCGCAACAGGGGGAGGGAGCGCCTTTCGTGGTGACAATTGGCGCTACAAATGTGCCTTGGCTGATGGACGAGGCGATCCTGAGCCGCTTCGAGCGCAAGATTTATGTGCCCTTGCCCGACTTGGCAGCACGGGAGGAGATTCTGAGGATTCATTTGGCGGGTTTCCCGCTGGCAGGGGGAGTGAGTTATCGGGAGATTGGGGGGAAGTTGGAGGGGTTTAGCGGCAGGGAGATTGAACAGTTCTGCGGGAGGGTGACCGGTCAGATTATTCGGGAGATGAACCCGGGGCTGTCGAGTGCGGTGGACAAGGGCAAAGCGGCGGTGGAGCAGTACACCCTGAAGGTGAGACCGGCTACTTCGGAGGATTTCGAGGAGATTGTGGCGAAGGTAAAACCGGGAGCCAGCCCCGCTTATCTGGACAAGTTGGGACACTGGCGCAGTCGGGTTGAGGGCTAAATATAAGGAGGCTTGCGAAGCAATTATGGCGGAACGACAACCGGGTGAACTGATTCTAGGTAAGTACAAGATAATTAGGAAAATAGGGCAGGGCGGTTATGGCGCGGTTTATTTGGCTGACTCTGCCTTGGGAGCAGTGGCAATAAAGGAACTGGCACCAAAAAACTTGAAAAACCCGGCAGATTATCCCATTTTTCGTGAGCGTTTTGAAAAGGAAGCACGTATCACCCGCGCTTTTGAAAATAATCCTAATGTTGTGATTGTTTACGAATTGGGTACAGAGGGTAGTTCGGATTATCTCGTATTACAGTATGTAGATAACGGTTCTCTGCGTGGTTTGCTGGAAGCCCAGCAAGGAAAGCTTTTACCGCTTGAGCTGATATATCGGGTCGCTAGTCAGATTTGCAATGGATTGCAGGCAATTCATAATCATCATCTTGATGTAGTACACCGGGATTTGAAACCGGAGAATATTTTACTGACCAAGCAAGGGCAAGCTAAGATCACCGATTTTGGTATTGCCCAGATAGGTCACGAGTCATTACGTACTAAATCTGGCAATCCACACCCCGGAACTCCTGTTTACATGTCGCCGGAGCAAGCCAAAACAACCGATTACCTGACCCCTGCCTCAGATTTGTACGCGCTCGGTTTGATTATATATGAGATGGCAACCGGGCAGATTTTCAAAAAAAGGCAGATATTGCCGCCAAGCAAACTTAACCCATCCATTACCCCTGCGCTAGATGCAATTATAATAAAGGCATTGCAGGAGAATCCACAAGCTCGCTACAACGACGCGGGGTTGATGCTCCAGCATTTGGAGCGGGCGCGGCAGGGAAGAATCACTCCGGAAGAGATTTTACGTCAGGTTGAACCCACCCAACTCTTAACTCCCAGTATCAGCAACACCCCTGCTTATCCTTCCAATTCAAGAACGAGTTCTCCTTCCCCAAAAGAAGACAGGAATGTTTTCAGAAAGACACTAGGCTGGTTGGTGGCAGGTGGTTTGTTTGTGGTAATAGTGATTGCAGCCTTGATAGCGCTGAACATAGGCGGTGAAAAGGTTACTCCTACGCCAATTTCTGGGGTAACTGCTACACTACCCGCTACTTTTGCTACCACAATTGTTCCTACCACTACAACGGCGGCAGCTACAATTATTGCTACCACCGCTGTTGCTACTCCTACCCCAATTCCAAACTCCACGGCTACTTCGCTTCCTAGTCCCACCCCTACCACTGTTGCTCCCAGCCCTACCATCAAAACGGCTGCCCCAACAACCGCGCCAATTGCTCCAAGCGCTTCTTTTAAGATACTTAATACGTTGACGGGGCATACGGATGGTGTCAATTCAGTAGCCTTCAGCCCTGATAGTAAGATGCTTGCATCTGGAAGTAAAGATGCCACCATCAAGCTGTGGGATGCCGCCACGGGTAAGGAACTGCGCACCCTCAGCGGGCATTCTTCCTCTGTCAATTCGGTAGCCTTCAGCCCCGACGGCAAAACTCTCGCCTCCGGAAGTGGGTATCCAGAAAACTCCATCAAGCTGTGGGATACCACTTCCGGTAAGGAACTCCGCACTCTCTCCGGACATTCTGGCTCTGTCTATTCGATAGCCTTCAGCCCCGACGGCAAATCTCTCGCCTCCGGGAGTGGGGATGCCAGCATCAAACTATGGAATGTCGCTTCCGGCAAGCAACTTTCCACTCTTACAGGGCATTCTTCCCTTGTCCTATCGGTAGCCTTCAGCCCCGACGGCAAATCTCTCGCCTCCGGGAGTGGGGATAACTCCATCAAGCTCTGGGATGTGAATACAGGGCAGGAACTCAACACACTCTCCGGGCATTCTTTCTATGTCAGTTCGGTAGCCTTCAGCCCCGACGGCAAAACTCTTGCCTCTGGGAGTGGGGATAACTCCATCAAGTTGTGGAATGCCACTTCGGGCAACCTAATTAACACCCTTAAGAGTCATACGGGCAGTGTCACTTCGGTAGCCTTTAGCCCTGACAGTAAAACTCTGGTTTCCGGTAGTGAAGATAACTCAATCAAGTTGTGGGATGTGACTAGCGGCAACCTAATCAACACCTTTAAGGGTCATTCTAATGGAGTAAATTCAGTAGCCTTCAGTCCAGACGGCAAATTCCTTGCCTCCGGGGATGGAGATAAAAGCATAATGTTGAGGGATGCAGCAAACTGATATCATATTTGAGGACGAGCGCAGAGGCAATTCGCCCCGGCGCTACGTTTTAATCCAAGTAGACAAACTGGCTTCAATAGAAGGGGTGGTCTGGAAATCCGATATTGATCGCTAACCATTTCTGAAGTTATTGCCATATAAATGGCTTTTTGGGATTTGTTCGTTGGTTATGAAACATGGTGAAATTTCGGTTGCTACAAAGCAGGAGGAGAGTTATGAATATGCGAAGAAGGTTGAGGGGATTTGGCATATTGACGGTTTTAGTATTGGTTCTGAGTATTGCGTATAGCCCCTTAACTTCAACGCTGGCAGCCGAGAGCAGCCGGTTCTTCCCTGAGACCGGGCATACTGTAAGCGGGAAATTTCTGGATTATTGGAACAATAACGGTGGGCTAGCCACCTATGGCTACCCCATCACGGATGCGCAGATGGAGACCGACCCTGAGACAGGCAAAACCTTCCTCACCCAGTGGTTTGAACGGCACAGGCTTGAGTTGCACCCTGAAAACGCGGGCACAAAATACGAGGTGCTGGCAGGGCTGCTGGGCAAAGAAATTAATCGCACCAAGTTGACTACTGAACCGGGTTTCCAGAAAGCTACCCAACTGTATGACCCCGCTTTTTCCAAAGACCAGCAGTGGTATTTCACCGAGACTGGACATAATCTGGGATTTGGTTTTCTCAAATACTGGCAAGATAACGGGGGGTTGGAGCGTTTTGGCTATCCAATAAGTGAATATCGCAGAGAGTTAGACCCGGAGACCGGTAAAACTTTTATGATGCAGTGGTTTGAGCGCGCCCGTTTTGAATATCACCCTGAAAACCAGAAACCTTATGACATCCTGCTGGGCTTGCTGGGGAAGCAAATCAAAGGTAGCAATTCTACGAAAATTATTTCTCTCCAATCTAATTCGCAGTTCTCCTCGCCTGAGACAAATCTCGGGCTTCCGCCTGGCGTGCATTCAATGTTAAATATTCCCTTTGAAACAGGTTGGTCAGTAGCTACTCAAAATTCAGATCACCCTAATTATCCAACTTTGATTACAGTTGAAGCAAATATTACACGCGCACAAAGCATTTTTGTTCTTTTACAGGCAGGATGGGCTTTGAAAATATATGAGGGTAAAAAAATAGGATCAATTTCTCTTAATTTCTCTAGTGGCAAGAATGTTTTAGTACCATTAGTATTAGGGATGAACATAAGGGATTGGTCACGAAATAACCCAGAAGCTGTAAATACAATTTCATCCCCCACAGTACGTGAGGGTTGGAGAGGAGTTGACTCAGTAGGAAATGTCGGTGGAATGGACATTCTTACAATAGAAATCCCTGCCGAATACAATAGCGCTACGATAACAACGATCCAAGTTCTAGATGAATCTTTCACTGAAGCAGGATCGATAAACCCTTGTATTCATTTGTTAGCAATAACAGCAAAATACTTATCCTAACAAAACGAGTTGGCATAGTTCTTTGATTGCAATACTCTCAACTTTAACAATTAATTCGTTTTTCAAAAACGGTATTGGGGTTTTGGAGTTTGCAGGTAAATTACATTCAACTCGACTCAAGAATATAGAATTGGGTTCAAGTATTCCGCAAGTTCCAGACCAAACTTTTTATATTTACTACGGTAGCGTGCATAGGAAAAAGTGAGAAGAAACGATGAAGCACAATACAAACTATATTCGGTGGAGCAGTAGCTTGACGCTTTTGCTGTTTCTGCTCCTAATCGCAATCACAGCTAATTCAACGTTAGCAGCAGAGGAAAGCCAGTATTTCCCCCAGACCGGGCATACCGTCAGCGGCAAGTTCTTGGATTACTGGAACAGTAACGGGGGGCTAGCCACCTACGGTTACCCCATCACTGACGCTCAGATGGAGACTGATCCTGAAACCGGCAAGACTTTCCTAACCCAATGGTTTGAACGACACAGGCTTGAGCTACATCCTGAGAATGCCGGCACTAAATTCGAAGTGCTCACCGGTCTG encodes:
- a CDS encoding ATP-binding protein; this translates as MPVDLSGQHFGLFQKALERAKKLEAAGDFPRAAVAYRECHSHYLNYAKFGTEAVKAERLKTAQQYQSYAETLAKRKPGVAALPEEENKGGAEGSNELRTTILSLIERSQIGWDDIGGLEETKQEIKLAYGLALAKRPVGVKLRGWRNFLFYGPPGTGKSRLAAATSSSLEATFFNVRVSALLSKFFGESSKLITELYTVAREMAPAVVFIDELESLTPSRGGDESGAERRILSTLLVELQGLSQQGEGAPFVVTIGATNVPWLMDEAILSRFERKIYVPLPDLAAREEILRIHLAGFPLAGGVSYREIGGKLEGFSGREIEQFCGRVTGQIIREMNPGLSSAVDKGKAAVEQYTLKVRPATSEDFEEIVAKVKPGASPAYLDKLGHWRSRVEG
- a CDS encoding serine/threonine-protein kinase, with translation MAERQPGELILGKYKIIRKIGQGGYGAVYLADSALGAVAIKELAPKNLKNPADYPIFRERFEKEARITRAFENNPNVVIVYELGTEGSSDYLVLQYVDNGSLRGLLEAQQGKLLPLELIYRVASQICNGLQAIHNHHLDVVHRDLKPENILLTKQGQAKITDFGIAQIGHESLRTKSGNPHPGTPVYMSPEQAKTTDYLTPASDLYALGLIIYEMATGQIFKKRQILPPSKLNPSITPALDAIIIKALQENPQARYNDAGLMLQHLERARQGRITPEEILRQVEPTQLLTPSISNTPAYPSNSRTSSPSPKEDRNVFRKTLGWLVAGGLFVVIVIAALIALNIGGEKVTPTPISGVTATLPATFATTIVPTTTTAAATIIATTAVATPTPIPNSTATSLPSPTPTTVAPSPTIKTAAPTTAPIAPSASFKILNTLTGHTDGVNSVAFSPDSKMLASGSKDATIKLWDAATGKELRTLSGHSSSVNSVAFSPDGKTLASGSGYPENSIKLWDTTSGKELRTLSGHSGSVYSIAFSPDGKSLASGSGDASIKLWNVASGKQLSTLTGHSSLVLSVAFSPDGKSLASGSGDNSIKLWDVNTGQELNTLSGHSFYVSSVAFSPDGKTLASGSGDNSIKLWNATSGNLINTLKSHTGSVTSVAFSPDSKTLVSGSEDNSIKLWDVTSGNLINTFKGHSNGVNSVAFSPDGKFLASGDGDKSIMLRDAAN